One window of Magallana gigas chromosome 2, xbMagGiga1.1, whole genome shotgun sequence genomic DNA carries:
- the LOC105317983 gene encoding putative ankyrin repeat protein RF_0381 — translation MQSKQNFQHSSSLPSFSPLLDRRITRGRAASEPLNLFALGDEITSKNAKGQTVLFYAIRFGHKCFAKELIEKGCDPNEADAESHYPLHEAVDQSDAAMISLLHEHGARLDVKNMLGQTPLMRAVLFDDVPIMQVLLKAGADPYEKDISGQNIFEYAISTGRENTCLYLLENGYDSLTQDKLHLSHLQMSERSKGVLTSFTSLLTAIKKKKGKIHTKLTEKAQNVALLKINLKFARKNILKKKRAESSRYQDIKLPSFDIINIH, via the exons ATGCAAAGCAAGCAGAATTTCCAACACTCGTCCAGTTTACCTTCTTTTTCGCCGCTTTTGGACAGAAGGATAACGCGTGGACGAGCTGCTTCTGAACCTCTGAATCTCTTTGCCTTGGGAGACGAGATCACCTCAAAGAATGCCAAAGGACAGACAGTGCTGTTCTATGCCATTCGTTTTGGACACAAATGTTTCGCTAAAGAGTTGATAGAGAAGGGCTGTGACCCAAACGAGGCTGATGCTGAGAGTCACTATCCCCTACACGAGGCCGTGGATCAGTCTGATGCTGCCATGATAAGTCTTCTACATGAACACG GTGCCCGCCTTGATGTCAAGAACATGTTGGGGCAGACTCCATTAATGAGAGCTGTTCTGTTTGATGATGTACCCATCATGCAAGTCTTACTTAAAGCAG GTGCAGATCCCTACGAAAAAGACATTTCGGGTCAGAATATTTTCGAGTACGCAATAAGTACAGGTAGAGAGAACACCTGCCTTTACCTACTAGAGAATGGATACGACAGTCTGACCCAGGACAAGTTACACCTGAGTCACCTTCAGATGTCGGAGAGGTCCAAAGGCGTGCTAACATCTTTCACCTCTCTCCTGACTGCAATTAAGAAAAAGAAGGGAAAGATCCACACCAAACTAACAGAGAAAGCCCAAAACGTAGCCTTATTGAAAATCAATCTGAAGTTCGcaagaaaaaacattttaaagaagaaaaggGCTGAGTCTTCACGCTATCAAGACATTAAGCTTCCCAGTTTTGACATAATTAACATTCATTAA